The proteins below are encoded in one region of Archocentrus centrarchus isolate MPI-CPG fArcCen1 chromosome 13, fArcCen1, whole genome shotgun sequence:
- the drd2a gene encoding dopamine receptor D2a, whose product MDVFTHYAYNDSFYDNGTWSFNDTDQEQKHPYNYYAMLLTLLIFVIVFGNVLVCMAVSREKALQTTTNYLIVSLAVADLLVATLVMPWVVYLEVVGEWRFSKIHCDIFVTLDVMMCTASILNLCAISIDRYTAVAMPMLYNTRYSSRRRVTVMISVVWVLSFAISCPLLFGLNNTATRDESLCVIANPAFVVYSSIVSFYVPFIITLLVYVQIYVVLRKRRKRVNTKPKQRVCQAADPDVATSLKDKCTHPEDVRLCTMIVKTNGSFPVNKKKVIFIKDVVNVGEDLELDELNNSGSSVKQKQHTQGALGDTPATSHQLLMPNKASASPVSTPPTPRKEGQKAEKNGDPAKETLGDPAPIVAKAFQTQALPNGKTQTSVKTLSKRKISQQKEKKATQMLAIVLGVFIICWLPFFITHILNTHCTKCKVPAEMYNAFTWLGYVNSAVNPIIYTTFNVEFRKAFIKILHC is encoded by the exons ATGGATGTCTTTACCCACTATGCCTACAATGACAGTTTCTATGATAATGGAACATGGAGCTTCAACGATACAGATCAAGAGCAGAAGCACCCCTACAACTACTACGCCATGCTGCTCACTCTGCTCATCTTCGTCATTGTCTTCGGCAACGTGCTGGTGTGTATGGCTGTGTCCAGGGAAAAGGCTCTGCAGACTACCACCAACTACTTGATCGTCAGCCTGGCTGTTGCTGACCTTCTGGTGGCCACACTTGTTATGCCCTGGGTCGTGTACTTAGAG GTGGTGGGGGAGTGGCGCTTTAGCAAGATCCACTGTGACATCTTTGTCACTCTGGATGTGATGATGTGTACAGCCAGCATCCTCAATCTCTGTGCCATCAGCATTGATCG CTACACGGCAGTTGCAATGCCAATGCTGTACAATACCCGCTACAGTTCCAGGAGACGGGTCACAGTGATGATCTCTGTGGTTTGGGTACTGTCTTTCGCCATATCCTGTCCCCTGCTGTTTGGCCTAAATAACACAG CTACTCGCGATgagtctctctgtgtgatcgCCAATCCAGCCTTTGTGGTATACTCCTCCATTGTGTCCTTTTATGTACCCTTCATCATTACTCTGCTCGTTTATGTCCAAATTTATGTGGTCCTGAGGAAGCGCAGAAAACGTGTCAACACAAAACCAAAGCAGCGTGTCTGTCAGGCTGCCGACCCTGATGTGGCCACCTCGCTAAAG GATAAGTGCACTCATCCAGAGGATGTGAGGCTGTGCACCATGATTGTTAAAACTAATGGGAGTTTTCCTGTCAATAAGAAGAAAGTG ATATTTATCAAAGACGTGGTCAATGTGGGAGAAGATTTGGAGCTGGATGAGTTGAACAACAGTGGAAGCAGCGTGAAACAGAAGCAGCACACACAAGGTGCTCTTGGAGACACTCCAGCCACGAGCCATCAGCTACTGATGCCTAACAAGGCCAGCGCTAGCCCCGTCTCGACACCTCCCACACCTCGCAAGGAGGGccagaaagcagaaaagaatGGAGATCCTGCTAAGGAGACCCTGGGGGATCCAGCACCCATCGTAGCCAAAGCCTTCCAGACACAGGCCTTACCTAATGGCAAGACTCAGACTTCTGTGAAAACACTGAGCAAGAGAAAGATCTCccagcagaaggaaaaaaaggctACTCAGATGTTAGCCATTGTACTTG GTGTATTCATTATATGCTGGCTGCCGTTTTTCATCACACACATCTTGAACACCCACTGCACCAAATGCAAGGTTCCTGCTGAGATGTATAATGCATTCACCTGGCTGGGCTATGTGAATAGTGCTGTAAATCCCATCATATACACTACCTTTAACGTTGAGTTCCGAAAGGCATTCATTAAGATCTtgcactgctga